GCGCAGCAGCGGACGTGTTCCCAGGGCGGCGTTCACCACGCCTACCGCGATGAGCACCAGGAGCGATGAGGCCCAGAACGACAGAAAGACCTTACCGAACATCCTCGGGAATAGCCTAAACATGCGAGCTCCCGGTGTAGCAATAGCCCACGCTGCGGATGTTCCGAATCCGTTCTCTGCCATCGGCATGGGGCCCAAGTTTTCTACGCAGGTTACTCATGTGGTTATCAATGCTGCGATCCACGGGGCCCATCGGACGCCCCAACGCCTGCTGGGAGAGATCGTCGCGTGTGACACAATCGCCTGCACGCCGAAGCAGTACAACCAGCAGGTCGAACTCCGCTGAGGTCAGGTCCATCGAAACGCCATCGCGTAGTGCCCGCCTGTTGGCAACTTCCACCGTGATATCGCCCACAACGATGATGTCTGCGGGCGCCGGAGGAGCGTGTCTGCGCAACACCGCGCGAATGCGGGCGATCAGCTCTCCAGGATTGAAAGGTTTGGCAAGATAGTCGTCTGCGCCATCTTCAAGCCCGGAGATGCGATCGGTTGCCTCCCCGCGCGCCGTCAGCATGATGACCGGGATCGCCGTTCTGGTGCGAAGATCCCGCAACAACGCACGACCGTCACCGCCTGGCAGCATGATGTCCAGTACGACAAGGCGGTGCCTGCCGGAGAGGGCCTCGGCCAGTCCACTCACAACGTCATGCCGTACCGCGACGGCAAACTGCTCCATCTCCAGCAGAGAACGCAGCATACCGCACAACTCGATATCGTCATCAATGACAAGCAACGATGGCGCGTTACCCTGTTCCACCTGCATCATCACCAGATCCGCCAGAAGTGGATTTTCTCTTGTTTATGAAAACACCAGGCAGTGGCATCGGTTGCTGTTGCGCCCTGTAATCCGACAAATCCTTACAAATCGTTATGTCCATGCCAGGCAGAGCATTTCTCCTGTAGGTGTATTGCGGGGCTTGGGCATCTATGGGCGTTTTCCGCAATGAAAACGCCGCTGTACCCTCCTCACGGGATACCCAGCAACAGGAGAAATGCTCTAGACATAACCTTACACTTCTATTCCGCGACCATTCCCGTACGGCCGGTTCTCACACG
This genomic window from Terriglobus albidus contains:
- a CDS encoding response regulator transcription factor, with protein sequence MMQVEQGNAPSLLVIDDDIELCGMLRSLLEMEQFAVAVRHDVVSGLAEALSGRHRLVVLDIMLPGGDGRALLRDLRTRTAIPVIMLTARGEATDRISGLEDGADDYLAKPFNPGELIARIRAVLRRHAPPAPADIIVVGDITVEVANRRALRDGVSMDLTSAEFDLLVVLLRRAGDCVTRDDLSQQALGRPMGPVDRSIDNHMSNLRRKLGPHADGRERIRNIRSVGYCYTGSSHV